ATGCCGAGGTGTGGGCGCACGACCTGAAGCTGCTCTGAGCGCGGCATGAGCCGGAGACTGGTGGTCGTTCTCTTCCTCGATCTGGTCGGGTGGACCCGGCTCGCCGAGCGCGTGGACCCGGAGCCGCTGCAACGGCTGCTCGACGAGTACTACGAGATCTGCTCGGCCGCGGTGGAGGAGCACGGCGGGGTCGTCGAGAAGTTCATCGGCGACGCCGTCATGGCGGTCTTCGGAGCCGACACCTCCCAGGAGGACGACGCTCCGCGGGCGCTGCGCACGGCGATGCGGATCCGCGCCGAGGTCCGTGACCTGCGCACGCCCGCCACCGACGCCGCCCCGGTCGAGGTCCATTGCGGGATCGCGGCCGGTGAGGCGCTGGTGACGCGTTCGGCCCGGGCCGGCATCCGGGTCGTCGGCGACGTGGTCAACCTCGCCGCACGGCTCCAGTCGCTGGCGGTCGCCGGGGAGATCATCGTGAACGAGACCGTGGCGCACCTGGCCCGTCCGCACTACGCGATGGTCCCGATGCCTCCGGTGGCCCTGAAGGGCAAGGCCGAGCCGGTGCCCGTGCTGCTGGTCACCGGTGAGGCGGCCGACGGCGGGGCCGGCGAGGACTCCCTCATGGTGGACCGCGGTGCCGAACGCCACCGGCTGCGCCGGATCTACCACCGGGTGGCCCGGGAGCGGCGCGCGGAACTGGTGACGGTGCTCGGACCCCCCGGTATCGGCAAGACCCGGCTGGTCCGGGAGGCCGTGGACGACCTCGTCGCGGCCGGGGCGCGGCCCGTCGCGGTGTTCGGCAACTGCCAGTCCTACGGAACGGCCGGGAACTACGGGGCGCTCGTCGAAATGCTGGACGCACTGACCCGGCGGGCGCCGTCCTGCGCGGAGCTGCTGCGGGCGGACGAGCGGATCGCCGCAGTGCTCGCGGCGCTGCGCGACGCCTCGCTCCCCCGGCGGGTCGGAGCCGTTCCGGGCCCGGGCGTGGAGGAGGTGTCCTGGGCGACCCGGGAGCTGCTGACCGCGGCGGCCGGCGACCCGCTCGTCGTGGTGTGGGACAACCTCGCGTGGGCCGGGCAGTCGCTCCTGCGGCTCATCGGCGAGCTGATGGACGGCCTGCGGGACCTCCCGCTGCTGATGGTGTGCGTGTCCAGACCGGAGCCGGCGGGCCGGGACGCGTCGCAGGAGGCGGACGTGATCGAGGTCGGGGCGCTGGTCCCGGCCGACAGTGCGCGGCTGGCGTTCTCGCTGGCCGGGCGCGGGAGCGGCGACGAGGTGGAACTGCACGGGCTCGACCTGGCCGAACAGGTCGACCGGGTCGCCCTCTACAGTGCGGGCAACCCGCTGTACATCCGGCTGATGATGGACTGGCTGAGGAACGGCCGGACCGTCGACGAGGTGCCGCCGAGCATCACGGCCATGGTGGGGGCGATGATCGACCGGCTGCCCGCGCCGGGCCGGCGGCTGCTGGGCGCCGCTTCGGTGATCGGGCCCTCGTTCACCCTGGAGCAGCTCGCACTGCTGGGCGAGCCGGCTCCGGAGGCGGCGGTCGCGGAGCTCGCCGGCCGGCGGCTGTTCCGGGCCACGGAGGAAGAGGGGGGCTACCGCTTCGTCCAGCAGCCGGTGCACGAAGTGGCGTACGGCAGGCTGGAGAAGGAGCAGCGCGTCTCCTGGCACCGGCGGCTGGCCGAGCACGGTTTCAGCCCCGGCTTCCACCTCGAAGCCGCCACCCGGCTCCTCGGAGGGCTGCGCCCGGACGATGCGGAGCTGCCGGAGCTGGCGCGGCAGGCGGCCGGGGCCCTGCTCGGTGAGGGCACCGTGGCGCTGCGGCAGCGTGACGTGCCGACGGCGATCGGACTGCTCGGACGGGCGCTCGTACTGGCGCGGGGCGGGCCGGACCGGTGCCGGTCGGTCGCGGCCGTCCGGCTGAGCGACGCCCTCATGCTGTCCGGGGACACCCGGGGTGCGCTGGAGGTGGCGGAGGAGGGCCCGTGGCGCGCCACGTCGCCCCCCGCGCTGATACGGGTACAGCGGCTCCTGCTGGCCGCCCGGCTCGGCAAGGTCACGGCGGCCGACGTGGCGGGGCTGCGGGCCGCGCTCGACGGACTCGACGGCGAG
This genomic interval from Streptomyces sp. NBC_00193 contains the following:
- a CDS encoding adenylate/guanylate cyclase domain-containing protein, which translates into the protein MSRRLVVVLFLDLVGWTRLAERVDPEPLQRLLDEYYEICSAAVEEHGGVVEKFIGDAVMAVFGADTSQEDDAPRALRTAMRIRAEVRDLRTPATDAAPVEVHCGIAAGEALVTRSARAGIRVVGDVVNLAARLQSLAVAGEIIVNETVAHLARPHYAMVPMPPVALKGKAEPVPVLLVTGEAADGGAGEDSLMVDRGAERHRLRRIYHRVARERRAELVTVLGPPGIGKTRLVREAVDDLVAAGARPVAVFGNCQSYGTAGNYGALVEMLDALTRRAPSCAELLRADERIAAVLAALRDASLPRRVGAVPGPGVEEVSWATRELLTAAAGDPLVVVWDNLAWAGQSLLRLIGELMDGLRDLPLLMVCVSRPEPAGRDASQEADVIEVGALVPADSARLAFSLAGRGSGDEVELHGLDLAEQVDRVALYSAGNPLYIRLMMDWLRNGRTVDEVPPSITAMVGAMIDRLPAPGRRLLGAASVIGPSFTLEQLALLGEPAPEAAVAELAGRRLFRATEEEGGYRFVQQPVHEVAYGRLEKEQRVSWHRRLAEHGFSPGFHLEAATRLLGGLRPDDAELPELARQAAGALLGEGTVALRQRDVPTAIGLLGRALVLARGGPDRCRSVAAVRLSDALMLSGDTRGALEVAEEGPWRATSPPALIRVQRLLLAARLGKVTAADVAGLRAALDGLDGEEPDRSARCRFEQLLMLIHLDGGRFGAAEEAACAALDHARGVGDAYEEDRLLVALCEIRQWSPSPMAQKLAGCAELLERFAADRFLALPALAARARCLALTGDRSGARSALTEAESVVVQLRLTLGRVLVDQVAALAASLDGEHAEAERRFGRAADALEQAGYVPVALTMRVQAARECARRDRPDEAARRIADLLVRREEMDVRGRILCLTAAVLGAAAQGRAEPMRAEVLRLLRNLDDPCLRGEVCFDLARAHRCLGEGAEARTMAGLAAESYAAVGAVKPLEAVRAWI